Proteins encoded within one genomic window of Spirochaeta isovalerica:
- the hydF gene encoding [FeFe] hydrogenase H-cluster maturation GTPase HydF, producing MATALAESTRIVLIGIRNAGKSSLMNTLFEKDISIISSTPGTTTDPVTRQMELGALGPVAITDTAGLDDEGELGKMRVMKTLESSAASAINIFVTPQDKAPTIEEKEILKELLIKNSRTPLVCVLTHSDCPANIEKVELVSPVPKVKVNNLTGEGAQQLRNLLIEQKEKLIPEMTPLEGLVDEGDLAVLVTPIDLAAPKGRLIMPQVQTIRDLLDKDCASLVVKERELYSFYNNLIQKPKLVITDSQVFHKVAADIPENQLLTSFSILFARKKGDLEEFIKGIINLKKTPEGGRILVMESCSHHRQADDIGTVRIPRLFRQLVHSNVEFDFTRTLPSDEDLEKYYMVIHCAGCMINREKMMDRLERIRRKGVFITNYGLFLGWVNGLLPRALEPFRDLYEEYREAFD from the coding sequence ATGGCTACAGCACTTGCGGAATCGACGCGAATCGTCTTGATAGGCATAAGAAACGCGGGAAAATCCTCATTGATGAATACTCTTTTCGAGAAGGACATTTCAATTATTTCCTCCACTCCGGGAACGACAACTGATCCCGTTACAAGACAGATGGAGCTCGGGGCTCTCGGTCCCGTAGCCATAACCGATACAGCCGGTCTCGACGATGAAGGCGAGCTGGGAAAAATGCGGGTTATGAAAACTCTGGAATCATCCGCAGCATCGGCTATTAATATATTTGTCACACCTCAGGACAAGGCGCCTACGATAGAAGAAAAAGAGATTCTGAAAGAGCTGCTAATCAAAAACAGCCGAACTCCCCTTGTCTGTGTCCTGACTCACAGCGACTGTCCTGCAAATATTGAGAAAGTCGAACTGGTTTCGCCTGTTCCCAAAGTCAAAGTCAACAATCTGACGGGCGAAGGGGCCCAACAGTTGAGAAACCTGCTGATAGAACAGAAGGAAAAACTGATACCCGAAATGACACCTCTCGAAGGTCTGGTCGATGAAGGAGATCTGGCCGTTCTTGTAACGCCCATTGACCTTGCCGCCCCGAAAGGCCGTCTCATTATGCCTCAGGTTCAAACCATAAGGGATCTTCTGGATAAAGACTGCGCTTCCCTGGTCGTTAAGGAAAGAGAACTGTACTCTTTTTATAATAATCTCATCCAGAAACCAAAACTGGTGATTACCGACAGCCAGGTTTTTCATAAAGTTGCCGCCGATATCCCCGAAAATCAGCTGCTTACTTCCTTTTCCATACTTTTCGCTAGAAAAAAAGGGGATCTTGAAGAATTTATCAAAGGGATAATCAACCTGAAAAAGACACCTGAGGGAGGCCGTATTCTCGTTATGGAATCCTGCTCTCATCACAGACAGGCAGACGACATAGGGACTGTCAGGATTCCCAGACTTTTCCGCCAGCTTGTTCACTCCAATGTGGAATTCGATTTTACCAGAACGCTACCATCCGATGAGGATCTGGAAAAGTATTATATGGTCATCCATTGCGCAGGTTGCATGATCAACAGAGAGAAAATGATGGACCGATTGGAAAGGATTCGCAGGAAAGGCGTTTTCATTACGAATTACGGTCTTTTTCTCGGTTGGGTTAACGGACTGCTTCCGCGGGCTCTGGAACCATTCCGGGATCTCTACGAAGAATACCGAGAGGCCTTTGACTGA
- a CDS encoding lyase family protein → MKETEKAIESFGTEQTPPELIRAYAEVKKAAISAQQTCFNIYDAALFNKLMTVLDEIIDGSHNLLFKLPLSQGGAGTSLHMNLNEAVCVLTEEPGLDPLDDLARFQSTNDTFSTAVIIMVYRQLLEIEELVISLQETLVHLEQKYGTVLMTGRTELQDALPITLGQIFASWAGAIERDRWRLHKLKERLRSIPLGGTAMGTCFSAPRKYVYKAEQNLRQITDLPLCRSQNLTDAVSNQDTLGEVASGIRLLALNLGKMTGDLLLYTSSLSGELIHKELQYGSTIMPYKANPVILEFVSGLSVSIKHECAKIEDYAGAGQLQLNAYLPFIAEAFIAIHKSVKKSLVSLNSRFFPGLTIDTRRIELNLAASPAIINTLRNVIGYSRTKELSELIRMKQPESLEDVKKILSENSDLTEAFLDNWFRTENLTTYRDMSFENTENKDI, encoded by the coding sequence ATGAAGGAAACAGAAAAAGCTATAGAATCTTTCGGAACAGAACAGACTCCCCCCGAGCTGATCAGAGCTTATGCGGAAGTCAAGAAAGCCGCGATTTCCGCCCAGCAGACTTGCTTCAATATTTACGATGCCGCTCTTTTCAATAAATTAATGACTGTTCTCGATGAAATTATCGACGGAAGTCATAATTTGCTTTTCAAACTACCTCTCAGTCAGGGTGGAGCGGGAACATCACTCCATATGAACCTCAACGAAGCGGTCTGTGTATTAACAGAAGAACCGGGTCTGGATCCGCTTGATGACCTGGCCAGGTTTCAATCTACCAACGATACTTTTTCCACGGCTGTGATTATAATGGTTTACAGACAGCTGCTTGAAATTGAAGAACTTGTTATCAGTTTGCAGGAGACGCTAGTTCATCTGGAACAGAAATATGGAACCGTGCTGATGACAGGGCGCACAGAGCTCCAGGATGCTTTGCCTATCACTTTGGGACAGATCTTCGCCTCCTGGGCCGGAGCCATTGAAAGGGACCGCTGGAGGCTTCATAAATTAAAGGAGCGGCTCCGGTCAATCCCGCTGGGCGGTACCGCCATGGGAACCTGTTTCAGTGCGCCGCGAAAATATGTTTACAAAGCCGAACAGAACCTGAGGCAAATCACCGATCTTCCCCTTTGCCGCAGTCAGAACCTGACCGATGCTGTCAGCAATCAGGATACTCTTGGTGAGGTTGCGTCAGGCATTCGTCTTCTGGCGCTGAATCTGGGAAAAATGACTGGAGATCTGTTGCTATACACCTCATCCCTGAGCGGAGAACTGATTCATAAAGAACTGCAGTACGGTTCGACTATCATGCCATATAAAGCGAACCCGGTTATTCTTGAGTTTGTCAGCGGCCTGTCAGTTTCCATTAAGCACGAATGCGCCAAAATTGAAGATTATGCCGGTGCCGGTCAGTTGCAGCTCAATGCTTATCTTCCCTTTATCGCCGAAGCATTTATTGCCATACACAAATCAGTGAAAAAAAGTCTTGTATCGCTCAACAGCCGTTTTTTCCCCGGCTTAACAATAGATACACGCAGAATTGAATTAAATCTCGCGGCTTCTCCCGCCATCATAAACACGTTGCGGAATGTCATCGGATATAGCAGGACTAAGGAACTGTCAGAGCTGATCAGAATGAAACAACCCGAAAGCCTTGAGGATGTTAAAAAAATCCTTTCTGAGAATTCTGATCTGACAGAAGCGTTCCTTGATAATTGGTTCAGAACTGAGAATCTGACAACCTACAGGGACATGAGTTTTGAAAATACGGAAAATAAGGACATATAA
- the hydG gene encoding [FeFe] hydrogenase H-cluster radical SAM maturase HydG: MMKAAIQTETFLNYDRIRNLSRVAKPSKTRIEEILEKGKILNGLSTEEAAELLAVDDKESIDHLLSTASYVKKEIYGKRMVLFAPLYAGNHCTNNCLYCGFRAANKDIHRIKLNMDQIRQDTESLIREGHKRVLLLSGESGHYPLSYTLDAIAAVYSAEVNGSRIRRVNVEIAPMDIEDFKTLKKANIGTYTCFQETYDPELYKIYHPTGKKSDYSYRLNVMHRAMEAGLDDVGVGVLFGLADYRFEVIALMEHAADLEKKFGCGPHTVSVPRLEPAPGSAISEEVPFPVSDDDFRKIVAVIRIAMPYTGIILSTRESEDIRNELFQYGVSQVSAGSRTTPGGYSLTGEEENKQFSLGDHRSLEEVINDLTDGGFIPSFCTGCYRKGRVGNDFMDLAKPGLIKHFCMPNGLVSFAEYLSDYAPENLKKKGFNLIDKITADAGSGEIGTLISDSIERVKNGERDIYL; encoded by the coding sequence ATGATGAAAGCGGCAATACAGACTGAGACCTTTCTCAATTACGACAGGATCCGGAATCTATCACGGGTTGCAAAACCTTCGAAAACCAGAATTGAAGAAATTCTGGAAAAAGGAAAAATTCTCAATGGTCTTTCCACTGAAGAAGCCGCGGAGCTTCTGGCCGTAGATGACAAAGAGAGCATCGATCATCTTCTCAGTACAGCATCATATGTAAAGAAAGAAATTTACGGCAAAAGAATGGTTTTATTCGCTCCGCTGTATGCGGGGAATCATTGTACCAACAACTGCCTGTACTGCGGCTTCAGAGCTGCCAATAAAGATATCCACAGAATCAAACTCAATATGGATCAGATCCGGCAGGATACGGAATCACTCATCAGAGAAGGGCACAAAAGAGTTCTGCTTCTTTCGGGAGAATCGGGACACTACCCTCTTTCCTATACATTGGATGCCATTGCAGCCGTTTACAGCGCCGAGGTCAATGGATCGCGGATCAGAAGAGTCAATGTGGAAATAGCTCCTATGGATATTGAGGATTTTAAGACTCTCAAAAAAGCCAATATCGGTACATATACCTGTTTTCAGGAAACCTATGACCCCGAACTCTATAAAATCTATCACCCGACCGGTAAAAAGAGCGACTATTCATACCGGCTTAATGTTATGCACAGAGCCATGGAAGCGGGCCTTGATGATGTGGGAGTCGGTGTTCTCTTCGGACTGGCAGACTATCGCTTTGAAGTGATAGCGCTTATGGAACATGCCGCGGATCTGGAAAAGAAGTTCGGATGCGGCCCCCATACGGTCAGCGTCCCCAGGCTGGAGCCCGCTCCGGGTTCGGCGATTTCCGAGGAAGTACCTTTCCCGGTTTCCGATGACGATTTCAGAAAAATCGTCGCTGTTATCAGAATAGCCATGCCCTATACGGGAATTATCCTCTCCACAAGAGAATCGGAAGACATCCGGAATGAATTGTTTCAATATGGAGTCAGCCAGGTTTCAGCTGGCTCAAGAACGACTCCCGGAGGCTATTCCCTGACGGGAGAAGAAGAAAACAAGCAGTTTTCTCTGGGAGATCACCGTTCCCTGGAAGAAGTCATCAACGATTTGACTGACGGAGGTTTCATACCTTCTTTTTGTACCGGGTGCTACAGAAAAGGAAGAGTCGGTAATGACTTTATGGATCTGGCCAAGCCCGGGTTGATTAAACATTTCTGTATGCCCAACGGACTTGTATCCTTCGCCGAATACCTGAGTGATTACGCTCCTGAAAATTTGAAGAAAAAAGGTTTCAACCTGATCGATAAAATTACCGCGGATGCGGGTTCCGGAGAAATAGGGACATTAATTTCAGATTCAATCGAAAGAGTGAAAAACGGAGAGAGGGATATTTACCTTTGA
- a CDS encoding TM1266 family iron-only hydrogenase system putative regulator: protein MEKRIGIVAILADNRDSICTMNSIFSDYHDIIRARQGLPFTDKNIQIISLIVEGTTDQIGALTGKLGRLPGLKVKSMLTTYRENDESGNTD, encoded by the coding sequence ATGGAAAAGAGAATCGGAATAGTGGCTATTCTGGCGGATAACAGGGATTCCATTTGCACAATGAATTCCATATTTTCTGATTATCACGATATAATCAGAGCCAGACAAGGGCTCCCTTTTACTGACAAAAATATCCAAATCATCTCTTTGATCGTTGAAGGCACAACGGATCAGATCGGCGCTTTGACCGGCAAACTGGGTAGATTGCCCGGCTTGAAAGTCAAATCCATGCTGACAACATACAGGGAGAATGATGAAAGCGGCAATACAGACTGA
- a CDS encoding cyclic nucleotide-binding domain-containing protein, translating into MKEISLNSELKSKIEQILTFRFLTTEELDELIKVSSFQYYGTDEKIIVQGEVNQAIYAIISGNVKVTVREREETEAYISTIGSGEVFGEAGIFTEVKRTANVTCTEETLLLEISRKGLIDFIRNHPRAGNKILMLIIYSLLKKLREVNRELAYERKADADQDDIDSIIRNFMD; encoded by the coding sequence ATGAAAGAAATATCACTTAACAGCGAATTAAAATCAAAAATTGAGCAAATCCTGACTTTTCGCTTTCTGACGACTGAAGAACTGGACGAACTGATTAAAGTTTCATCATTTCAATACTACGGTACTGATGAAAAAATCATTGTACAGGGTGAAGTCAATCAGGCTATATACGCCATAATCTCCGGAAATGTCAAAGTAACAGTTCGGGAAAGAGAAGAGACAGAAGCTTATATATCCACGATCGGCTCAGGGGAGGTCTTTGGCGAAGCCGGTATTTTCACCGAAGTAAAACGGACAGCAAACGTCACATGTACAGAAGAGACGCTGCTTCTGGAAATCAGCCGGAAAGGATTGATAGATTTTATTAGAAATCACCCGAGAGCGGGAAACAAAATTCTGATGCTTATTATTTACAGCCTTCTGAAAAAGCTGAGAGAAGTCAACCGCGAACTGGCTTACGAACGTAAAGCCGATGCGGACCAGGATGACATAGACTCAATAATCCGTAATTTCATGGACTAA
- a CDS encoding queuosine precursor transporter: MSNLMVFMIFAILNFALIALSFRFWGKRGILAYIVISVIAANLQVNKGVMFDFGFFQLEATLGNVMFAGIFLATDLLNEKYGYKEARNAVHISIFANLSFVLIMFISTIFKGMAYSSDFNQALDLFFSVNGGTLKAVLVGNAVYFLSQSLDVFIYAKIRNWNSSVKTLWLRNNGSTFVSQLVDTVLVNLGFALAGIFPMEIVGSIIITTLVVKYIAALLDTPFLYLMNLIKVGDREPEPQLA, encoded by the coding sequence ATGAGTAATTTAATGGTTTTTATGATCTTTGCGATACTGAATTTCGCATTGATCGCCCTGTCGTTCCGTTTCTGGGGCAAAAGGGGCATTCTGGCATACATTGTCATCAGTGTCATCGCCGCCAATCTTCAGGTCAACAAAGGAGTCATGTTCGATTTCGGCTTTTTTCAGCTTGAAGCAACCCTGGGTAATGTCATGTTTGCGGGGATCTTCCTGGCAACAGACCTTCTGAACGAAAAATACGGCTACAAAGAGGCCCGGAATGCCGTTCACATTTCAATCTTTGCCAATCTTTCCTTTGTGCTTATTATGTTTATTTCGACCATCTTCAAAGGTATGGCTTACAGTTCCGATTTCAATCAGGCACTGGATCTGTTTTTCTCAGTAAACGGGGGAACGCTCAAAGCCGTGCTGGTCGGTAACGCTGTCTACTTTCTCAGTCAGAGTCTGGATGTTTTTATTTATGCGAAAATCCGTAACTGGAACAGTTCAGTCAAAACCTTATGGTTGAGAAATAACGGGTCCACTTTTGTCTCGCAGCTGGTGGATACAGTTCTGGTGAATCTGGGATTCGCTTTAGCGGGGATATTCCCTATGGAGATTGTAGGTTCAATTATCATTACGACTCTTGTCGTAAAGTACATCGCAGCCTTACTGGACACACCTTTTCTCTACCTCATGAATCTGATCAAGGTGGGAGATCGGGAGCCGGAACCGCAATTAGCATAA
- a CDS encoding 3-isopropylmalate dehydratase small subunit: MKDFNGKILFLDRNDINTDEIIPAKYLTEITKDALKPYLLEDLNMEGFDSESDLPGKKVIVTRENFGCGSSREHAPWALEVNDINIVIAENFARIFRQNMFNCGMMAVPLEKNQIEKLFSTFSGKETELKTDFAGSKFTFTTGTESLEVPFEISDFDRSLVEAGGWVDFADKNY, encoded by the coding sequence ATGAAAGACTTTAATGGAAAAATCCTCTTTCTCGACAGAAACGATATCAATACGGATGAAATCATACCGGCCAAGTATCTCACTGAAATTACAAAAGACGCCCTGAAGCCCTATCTCCTGGAAGACCTGAACATGGAGGGTTTCGATTCGGAATCTGACCTTCCTGGAAAAAAGGTAATTGTAACAAGAGAAAATTTCGGATGCGGCTCATCAAGAGAACATGCCCCCTGGGCTCTTGAAGTGAATGACATTAATATTGTTATCGCCGAAAATTTTGCCAGAATCTTCCGACAGAATATGTTCAACTGCGGAATGATGGCTGTTCCTCTGGAAAAGAATCAGATAGAGAAACTTTTCAGCACCTTCTCGGGTAAGGAGACAGAACTGAAAACAGACTTCGCCGGTAGTAAATTCACCTTTACTACCGGAACAGAATCGCTGGAAGTACCTTTTGAGATTTCCGACTTCGACCGCTCACTCGTCGAAGCGGGAGGCTGGGTCGATTTCGCTGACAAAAACTACTGA
- a CDS encoding 3-isopropylmalate dehydratase large subunit has protein sequence MGKTIAQKIFDSHRVDNPSGDINVIKLDAVFCHEITTPIAINDLKSRGKYRVFDKNKIKAVIDHVTPSKDSKTAEQAKIMREWARDLDLKDFFDVGQNGVCHALFPEKGYVRPGYTIIMGDSHTCTHGAFGAFAAGVGTTDLEVGILKGVCAFKSPETLKVELTGTRAKGVYAKDIILHVISQLGVNGATDHVIEFDGSVIADLSMEERMTLCNMAIEAGGTCGICPPDETTVDYLWPFIKDGYSSKDEALKDYSQWMSDSDAEYSKVLKLDISKLEPVTTFGFKPDQVKNVTDMKKAPVDQVYIGSCTNGRIEDLRAAAAVLKGRKLNSSVRGILAPATPKVYREAVKEGIIDIFMDAGFCVTNPTCGACLGMSNGVLAEGEVCASTTNRNFNGRMGKGGMVHLMSPASAAAAGIAGYITDPRAYLD, from the coding sequence ATGGGAAAAACAATAGCTCAGAAGATTTTTGATTCCCACAGGGTGGACAACCCTTCGGGCGATATCAACGTAATAAAGCTGGATGCCGTTTTCTGTCATGAGATTACGACTCCAATCGCCATCAATGATTTAAAAAGCCGGGGCAAGTACAGAGTTTTCGATAAGAACAAGATCAAGGCTGTCATTGATCACGTAACCCCTTCAAAAGATTCCAAAACAGCCGAGCAGGCAAAAATCATGCGGGAGTGGGCACGGGATCTGGATCTTAAGGATTTTTTCGATGTGGGCCAGAACGGAGTCTGTCATGCCCTTTTTCCCGAAAAAGGATATGTCAGACCCGGGTATACGATTATAATGGGAGATTCCCATACATGTACCCACGGAGCATTCGGAGCCTTCGCAGCGGGAGTTGGCACGACAGACCTCGAAGTGGGCATCCTCAAAGGCGTATGCGCATTTAAATCACCCGAAACACTTAAAGTCGAGCTGACCGGTACAAGAGCCAAAGGCGTTTATGCCAAGGACATCATCCTCCATGTTATCTCCCAGCTGGGAGTCAACGGCGCAACGGATCATGTCATTGAATTCGACGGTTCCGTAATCGCGGATTTATCCATGGAAGAGAGAATGACTCTCTGCAATATGGCTATCGAGGCGGGCGGAACCTGCGGGATCTGTCCTCCCGATGAAACGACTGTAGATTATCTCTGGCCATTTATCAAAGATGGGTACTCCAGTAAAGATGAAGCCCTGAAAGACTACAGCCAGTGGATGTCCGATAGTGATGCCGAGTATTCCAAAGTTTTAAAACTGGATATCAGCAAGCTAGAACCGGTGACCACATTCGGCTTTAAACCGGATCAGGTTAAAAATGTAACTGATATGAAGAAAGCTCCTGTTGATCAGGTCTATATAGGCAGCTGTACAAATGGTCGGATAGAAGATTTAAGAGCCGCCGCCGCAGTGCTTAAAGGCAGAAAACTGAATTCTTCCGTGAGGGGCATACTGGCTCCGGCGACTCCGAAAGTATATAGAGAAGCTGTTAAGGAAGGCATTATAGACATTTTCATGGATGCGGGTTTCTGTGTGACGAACCCCACTTGCGGAGCCTGTCTGGGAATGAGCAACGGAGTTCTGGCCGAAGGGGAAGTCTGCGCTTCAACGACCAACCGGAATTTCAACGGTCGGATGGGAAAAGGCGGTATGGTACACCTTATGAGCCCCGCCTCTGCAGCAGCCGCCGGCATTGCCGGATATATTACCGATCCAAGAGCCTACCTGGATTAA